The region GCGACGGGCTCCACGGGGCGGAGAGACGAAGTCTGCAGAAGCAATAGCACCGccttggccatcttcttgcaCAATTTGCAACGGCTTTTGGCCATCTTGAATGAGTCCAACACTCTGCGCGcgcttcttgcgcttcttgatCGCAGTCGCCGACTGAGCTCCAAGGGCTTGTGGCTTAGCGGGTGCACGCTGTGTAGTAAGGGGTGAAGCTCTCGTACTTGACGGAACAGAAGAGAAGAGTGGTTCCGATGGGTCTTCGCTCACAACAAATGCGGTGGCTGTCTGAGGACCGTGGGAGACCTCGGAAGGTGACTCCTCCTTCTGGGAAGATTTCCACAGGTTCTCCTCATCCAGTTGCCGATCAGCGAAGGCCGGGACGTCATCTCCAGTTGCGGAATAGGAAAACTCGTAGGTCCCAGGGATGTCATCAGACACAGATGAACTCTCAGATTTGTATTGGAACAAATCTTGGCCAGTTACCTCGTCTTTGATGAATAACGAGTGCTGCGGGAACGTGGAGAACGAAGAGGGCGAAGTTATGTTGCTAGACAACTGCGATTCAAGGTTGTCGAGCCAACGTGTCTCAGGGGACTGCAAAGGGTTTCGGAAACTATCCATATGTCTAGTACCCTTGTTGAGTGGCTGTGGGCCCACAGTACTAGAGGCAGGAAGTTGTCCCGTCACGGGCTCCGCGGTGTTGGTAATCGAACCAGTCCAGGGTTCATTTGTCGTAAATGGGAACGCGTGTGAGATATTCTGAAACTGCATGAAATGCTCCGATGGGATATCAGAGAACCCCTGTCCCTGCGGGAGTGATGCGCCATCTTCAACGATGAACGCGTCCGTTGAAGCCGGGGGTTGCTTTCCGTAAGGGTAAAGGAGGGGCGCATCCATGGGGAAGCCAGCCATCATATTGTTAAACATTTGCAGTTGCGGCCATGACTCATCAAGCTGGAAGTTGTCGTCCGCGGAGGGCAGGGTCTTTGGGCTAACGGTGCTGCTAAGGGTTCCTTCAGCGGAGGCATCGGCTACCCCAAATTTGTTGTTTGGCGGGCTTCCATGCTTGCTATACGAATCGCATTAGCCGGCGTCTACCGGGGGCGCCAAAGGAGACAAAGCAGCTCATACCTGTTGTCGTCGCTGTGGTATCCACTGGGTTGTCCCAGCAGAGAAGGGTTCGCGCTCAATTCCGCGAATTCGGAGTCGCTATGGTTCGAGTCTTGACTCGCGTCCCAATCCAACGGCTGCTCGTAACCTGAATTCTCCCACGGTATAGTAAAAACGGTGTCTGATTGATAGCTATCGAGGATCTTGGGGTCAATGCCCGCAGCGGATTGAGCACTCTTGCAGTCCATACAGGGGATCCGAGATCGGGGGACGGGTCGTGAGGACTTCAAGAAAGCCGGCAAGGTCCCTGAGTCAACTATGCGTTGGGGGGACGAAATACCGTGCAGTTCTTGCACAGGCGAGCGAGAAGGTCGATGCGAAGTGTCCGGAGGTTGAAAAGACCTCCAGATATAAGTAGCGATGGTCGATGGTTGTATGAGTCgatggaaaggagaaagaaaggaaggagggagagaaattTGGGTGACAAGAAATGTTCCCCACTAGATTTTGAGGCGATCGGCCTCCGATACGGTGCAGCCAGTCGTCAGAACTCGAACGGTTATTGTTAATAATATCAATGTGCACAGACCAATTGGCAGTTTTGACACAGTGTGAATGTCTTGCCTAAGTCCTGGTCAACCGGTGTTTTAAGTGTTTTGAATCTGCCCACAGCTACTCCGGCCTGCACGAGATGCCACCATAATTATACCGCCAGGTATTGCTCCCCCTCCACGGAGAGGAGCGATGATCGAGGTGATCACCCTGGGCATGAAACTCCAATTCAGCGATCGACAACCACGCCAACTCGTCCAAGAAATACCAAGTCCATAGCCTGCATTACTCTCTGTCCCTAGCCGGATCACACTAGTCCTTGTGCGCGGCCGCCAGGAGGGGTGATAACACCGCTGACACCACTCTTTACTCATACGACCTTCAAATCCTCGCTATCAGCATTACGCGACATGGTCGTCCCATCTCGATCTCAGGCCTGCTGACCCTGCGTCGTACAGGATGCCGATGGGTTTCGACGTTGGATTTCTCCAGGCTTCCTCATTCCAGGGCCGGAGTACGACTCCAAtcgaagatgatggagatgctTCTCACGGTCTCATCCCGTCGGGGATAGAGTAATACAATGATTAATTTCGCCTACATTCGTCTGCCAGCCGAAGGGGCCGATGTCCCAACGTGC is a window of Aspergillus puulaauensis MK2 DNA, chromosome 4, nearly complete sequence DNA encoding:
- a CDS encoding uncharacterized protein (COG:S;~EggNog:ENOG410PK81;~InterPro:IPR001138;~go_function: GO:0000981 - DNA-binding transcription factor activity, RNA polymerase II-specific [Evidence IEA];~go_function: GO:0008270 - zinc ion binding [Evidence IEA];~go_process: GO:0006355 - regulation of transcription, DNA-templated [Evidence IEA]), which gives rise to MDCKSAQSAAGIDPKILDSYQSDTVFTIPWENSGYEQPLDWDASQDSNHSDSEFAELSANPSLLGQPSGYHSDDNSKHGSPPNNKFGVADASAEGTLSSTVSPKTLPSADDNFQLDESWPQLQMFNNMMAGFPMDAPLLYPYGKQPPASTDAFIVEDGASLPQGQGFSDIPSEHFMQFQNISHAFPFTTNEPWTGSITNTAEPVTGQLPASSTVGPQPLNKGTRHMDSFRNPLQSPETRWLDNLESQLSSNITSPSSFSTFPQHSLFIKDEVTGQDLFQYKSESSSVSDDIPGTYEFSYSATGDDVPAFADRQLDEENLWKSSQKEESPSEVSHGPQTATAFVVSEDPSEPLFSSVPSSTRASPLTTQRAPAKPQALGAQSATAIKKRKKRAQSVGLIQDGQKPLQIVQEDGQGGAIASADFVSPPRGARRKGPLSMAGRANAGMRRKNKDTCVQCRLNKRKCDGNAPCDACRPTLHEQPCARACFSSIVEYGTCNYISQRAINHPTLDKSGRVRLNIPSEFDLNDLLSFLGERQGRFNIRATQAWGSLYVLDLGETYKFLRSLSEYNGNSRSNFLEFIDRRIIESKDKSKNWLTCVKDCDPMRNIYTLLSRWNNMPSRASYSFIPLEADGEEKPMDVNDPTHQREILLAAQLSRIVCRMVEVEGFRKLERDFYNIKWKQISQETHMNFLKELGHILLTLRWRVSWWKRLGDGGREPDPTKQHYVDRVDLLCRILYVYYTCVLAKLPSWSASEVPKGIWSTYADAENPVWDDFPVDPTDDGFKSWIERGTELIEQSGAPIRVAKI